A single region of the Hyphomicrobiales bacterium genome encodes:
- a CDS encoding Histidine kinase, with protein MSAALQEARADKRDTESVLREREARLRSILETAPEALVTIDENGLIESFSKSAEILFGYDANEVVGRNVSMLMPEPHRAAHDGYLTRYLTTGEKRIIGIGRTVEGLRKDGSTFPMELAVGEAMANGRRLFTGFIRDLTSRHRMEQELRHAQKMEAIGQLTGGIAHDFNNLLTVILGNLEMLERRLLPDPLKHTLVREAQEAAQLGAQLTERLLAFGRRHPLDPKLVDISRLVSEFAGLLRRTLGEAVQVRMVVDEHNLQAVVDASQLQNALLNLGINARDAMPDGGRLTIEVSHAELDSSYSEIFPDVATGHYVLIAVTDGGSGMTPEVRDRAFEPFFTTKEVGAGTGLGLSQVYGFVKQSGGHVQLYSEPGHGTTVRLFLPVVVQERDDDDVSSADTPALLPRAKGETILVVEDDPRVRRVTVSRLRDLGYHVREAENGPLALEMFQNHEDIALVFTDMVMPGGMTGGDLVTAVQALRPAIKLLLTSGYAEPDLVMRHPVSTAQWLMKPYTTAALARKLRCVLD; from the coding sequence ATGAGCGCGGCCTTGCAGGAGGCCCGCGCTGACAAGCGCGATACGGAAAGCGTGCTCCGCGAGCGGGAGGCACGGCTGCGCTCCATCCTGGAGACGGCCCCGGAGGCGCTCGTCACCATCGACGAGAACGGCCTCATCGAATCATTCAGCAAGTCCGCGGAAATCCTGTTCGGTTACGATGCCAACGAGGTCGTGGGTCGCAATGTCAGCATGCTCATGCCGGAGCCCCACCGCGCCGCGCATGACGGCTACCTCACGCGCTATCTCACGACGGGTGAAAAACGCATCATCGGGATCGGTCGCACCGTCGAGGGATTGCGCAAGGACGGGTCGACGTTCCCGATGGAACTGGCGGTTGGCGAGGCCATGGCCAATGGCCGGCGGCTTTTCACGGGCTTCATCCGCGACCTGACCTCGCGCCATCGCATGGAGCAGGAACTGCGCCATGCTCAGAAGATGGAAGCAATAGGACAGCTCACCGGCGGCATCGCCCATGACTTCAACAATCTGCTGACGGTCATCCTCGGCAATCTAGAGATGCTCGAGCGGCGGTTGCTGCCGGACCCGCTCAAGCACACTCTCGTCCGCGAGGCGCAGGAGGCCGCCCAGCTCGGCGCGCAGTTGACGGAACGCCTGCTCGCCTTCGGGCGCCGGCATCCCCTGGATCCCAAGCTGGTCGACATCAGCAGGCTCGTCAGCGAATTTGCGGGACTGTTGCGGCGCACGCTGGGAGAGGCCGTGCAAGTGCGCATGGTCGTGGACGAGCACAACCTGCAGGCCGTGGTCGATGCGTCGCAATTGCAGAACGCCCTGCTCAATCTCGGCATCAATGCGCGGGACGCCATGCCGGACGGCGGCCGTCTGACGATCGAGGTCAGCCACGCCGAACTCGACAGCAGCTACAGTGAAATCTTCCCGGATGTCGCCACCGGCCATTACGTGCTGATCGCGGTCACCGATGGTGGTTCCGGCATGACCCCTGAAGTGCGCGACCGCGCCTTCGAGCCGTTCTTCACGACCAAGGAAGTCGGCGCCGGCACAGGATTAGGCCTCAGCCAGGTCTATGGATTCGTCAAGCAGTCCGGCGGACATGTCCAACTCTACAGCGAGCCGGGCCATGGCACGACGGTACGGCTGTTCCTGCCGGTGGTCGTCCAGGAACGGGATGACGATGACGTTTCATCAGCCGACACCCCGGCCCTGTTACCGCGCGCAAAGGGCGAGACGATTCTGGTGGTCGAGGATGACCCACGCGTGCGCCGCGTCACCGTCAGCCGCCTGCGTGATCTCGGCTATCACGTGAGGGAGGCCGAGAACGGCCCGTTGGCACTCGAGATGTTCCAGAATCACGAGGACATCGCGCTCGTCTTCACGGACATGGTCATGCCGGGCGGCATGACCGGTGGCGATCTCGTGACGGCCGTGCAGGCACTACGCCCCGCCATCAAGCTGCTGCTCACATCCGGCTATGCCGAACCGGACCTTGTCATGCGGCATCCGGTATCGACGGCCCAATGGCTGATGAAGCCCTACACGACAGCGGCCCTGGCCAGAAAGCTGCGCTGCGTCCTCGATTGA